A stretch of [Clostridium] innocuum DNA encodes these proteins:
- a CDS encoding flippase-like domain-containing protein: protein MQTTWKKRILQILLLLSLTAFACWFALKDDCAEVLYNISHISWYWIVLIAVLGTAYYLLQGIVLYRIAKPYKTDIRIWDGIHNAYIAAFFNGVTPLGGGQVAQTYAFRKLDMQYSDIASVLWKDFFLYQSTVLFYVSILLLTRFPYAMEHFQIYFFLVLLGFAINASVILILWTMARFPKLYVKISRGIVNVGFRFHIVKNKAYTLEKWQGQILYFNEEIKKLKEDRRMIVEAVLLNFLRMTIFYAIPYVAALALQVPLSLSDLINVLLMSACIHMLNALTPLPGDTGWTESAFILIFAVLFGRTEASSVMILWRVATYHIQLIAGGIIFLYVKSADTKRQRQLPTAKSLP from the coding sequence ATGCAGACTACCTGGAAAAAACGAATCCTACAGATTCTATTGCTTCTGTCACTGACAGCCTTTGCCTGCTGGTTTGCGTTAAAGGATGATTGTGCAGAGGTTTTATATAATATTTCTCATATATCCTGGTATTGGATTGTGCTTATTGCGGTACTGGGCACCGCTTATTATCTGCTTCAGGGAATCGTCTTATACAGGATAGCAAAACCCTATAAAACGGATATCCGCATATGGGACGGAATACACAATGCGTATATTGCAGCTTTTTTCAACGGTGTTACCCCGTTGGGCGGAGGACAGGTGGCTCAGACCTATGCATTTCGTAAGCTGGATATGCAGTACAGTGATATCGCCAGTGTACTTTGGAAGGATTTCTTCCTTTATCAGAGTACAGTCCTGTTTTATGTGAGCATACTGCTGCTTACACGGTTTCCCTATGCAATGGAACATTTTCAGATCTATTTTTTTCTGGTGCTGCTTGGCTTTGCCATCAATGCCTCTGTCATACTGATTTTATGGACGATGGCCAGATTTCCAAAGCTGTATGTGAAAATCAGCCGTGGAATTGTCAATGTCGGCTTTCGTTTTCATATTGTGAAGAATAAGGCGTATACACTGGAAAAATGGCAGGGACAGATTTTATACTTTAATGAGGAAATCAAAAAGCTGAAGGAGGACCGCCGCATGATTGTGGAGGCTGTTCTTCTGAATTTTCTGCGTATGACAATTTTCTATGCAATTCCTTATGTGGCGGCATTGGCGCTGCAGGTACCCTTGTCCCTTTCTGATTTGATCAATGTTTTGCTGATGTCTGCGTGTATCCATATGCTGAATGCCTTAACGCCTCTTCCCGGAGATACCGGATGGACAGAAAGCGCATTTATTCTGATATTTGCAGTTCTGTTTGGTAGAACAGAAGCGAGCAGTGTTATGATATTATGGCGTGTGGCAACGTATCACATCCAGCTCATTGCAGGAGGGATCATTTTCCTGTATGTGAAATCAGCAGACACCAAAAGACAGAGGCAGCTGCCAACAGCGAAGTCTCTTCCATAA